The following proteins are co-located in the Bacteroidales bacterium genome:
- a CDS encoding HYR domain-containing protein: MPDFTANVTATDNCTATPSLVITQSPTAGTLVSTGVTTVTITVTDAAGNFSTCSANFTVSDNTAPTIATCAPNQSAFANASCQAAVPDFTANVTANDNCTATPSLVITQSPAAGTMVSTGVTTVTITVTDAAGNFSTCSANFTVTDNTAPTIVTCAPNQSAFANASCQSAVPDFTANVTATDNCTATPSLVITQSPAAGTLVSTGVTTVTITVTDAAGNFSTCSANFTVTDNISPTIVTCAPNQSAFANASCQSAVPDFTANVTATDNCTATPSLVITQSPAAGTLVSTGVTTVTITVTDAAGNFSTCSANFTVTDNISPTIVTCAPNQSAFANASCQAAVPNFTANVTATDNCTATPSLVITQSPAAGTLVSTGVTTVTITVTDAAGNFSTCSANFTVTDNTNPTIVTCAPNQSAFANASCQSAVPDFTANVTATDNCTATPSLVITQSPTAGTLVSTGVTTVTITVTDAAGNFSTCSANFTVTDNISPTIVTCAPNQSAFANASCQSAVPNFTANVTATDNCTATPSLVITQSPAAGTLVSTGVTTVTITVTDAAGNFSTCSANFTVTDNTNPTIVTCAPNQSAFANASCQSAVPDFTANVTATDNCTATPSLVITQSPTAGTLVSTGVTTVTITVTDAAGNFSTCSANFTVTDNTAPTIVTCPATRNIEGCSASALTNPNYSQVLTLADYAIFSGAVNNGSANDNCGITEVSYLDITTGTCPVVVTRTWFIKDAYGNTSECEQQINIDDTTDPVLTCPSNLELNTNNGNTYIGAIGNAIATDNCDSDITITNNAPISFPLGNTIVTWTATDDCGNSTTCDQTVSVSSLPIIANDDIGSIINGFTGGTSVSDVLVNDLLNGLPVQASDITLSQVSSTNAGISLVGKCVVVAAGTPAGTYSSPTRSVKSLIQQTATRQQFR, encoded by the coding sequence GTGCCCGATTTTACTGCCAATGTAACAGCTACAGATAATTGCACTGCTACTCCTTCCCTGGTGATCACTCAGTCACCCACTGCCGGAACACTGGTATCAACAGGTGTAACTACCGTGACCATCACTGTAACTGATGCTGCTGGAAATTTCAGTACCTGTTCAGCTAATTTCACCGTTTCAGATAATACAGCTCCAACCATTGCTACCTGTGCACCCAATCAGTCGGCTTTTGCCAATGCATCATGCCAGGCTGCTGTGCCCGATTTTACTGCCAATGTAACCGCTAACGATAATTGCACTGCTACTCCTTCGCTGGTTATTACTCAATCACCTGCTGCAGGAACAATGGTATCAACGGGAGTAACTACTGTGACTATCACTGTAACCGATGCTGCAGGGAATTTTAGTACCTGTTCAGCTAACTTTACTGTTACTGATAATACTGCTCCTACCATTGTAACCTGTGCACCCAATCAATCAGCTTTTGCCAATGCTTCATGCCAGTCTGCTGTGCCTGATTTTACTGCCAATGTAACAGCTACAGATAATTGCACTGCTACTCCTTCGCTGGTCATCACACAATCACCTGCTGCCGGAACACTGGTATCAACAGGTGTAACCACTGTGACTATCACCGTAACCGATGCTGCAGGGAACTTCAGCACCTGTTCAGCTAACTTTACTGTTACAGATAATATTTCGCCCACAATCGTTACCTGTGCACCCAATCAGTCGGCTTTTGCCAATGCTTCATGCCAGTCTGCTGTGCCCGATTTTACTGCCAATGTAACAGCTACAGATAATTGTACCGCTACTCCTTCGCTGGTCATCACTCAATCACCTGCTGCCGGAACACTGGTATCAACAGGTGTGACTACCGTGACTATCACCGTAACCGATGCTGCAGGGAACTTCAGCACCTGTTCAGCTAACTTTACTGTTACAGATAATATTTCACCCACAATTGTTACTTGTGCACCTAATCAGTCGGCTTTTGCCAATGCTTCATGCCAGGCTGCTGTGCCGAATTTTACTGCCAATGTAACGGCTACCGATAATTGCACGGCTACTCCTTCGCTGGTCATCACACAATCACCTGCTGCCGGAACACTGGTATCAACAGGTGTGACTACCGTGACTATCACCGTGACAGATGCTGCCGGGAATTTTAGTACGTGCTCTGCAAACTTTACAGTAACCGATAATACTAATCCAACCATCGTTACCTGTGCTCCCAATCAATCGGCCTTTGCCAATGCATCCTGCCAATCTGCAGTGCCCGATTTTACTGCCAATGTAACAGCTACAGATAATTGCACGGCTACTCCTTCGCTGGTCATCACTCAATCACCCACAGCAGGAACACTGGTATCAACAGGTGTAACCACTGTAACTATCACCGTAACCGATGCTGCAGGGAATTTTAGTACCTGTTCAGCTAACTTTACTGTTACAGATAATATTTCGCCCACAATCGTTACCTGTGCACCCAATCAGTCGGCTTTTGCCAATGCATCCTGCCAGTCTGCTGTGCCCAATTTTACTGCCAATGTAACAGCTACCGATAATTGCACCGCTACTCCTTCGCTGGTCATCACACAATCACCTGCAGCAGGAACACTGGTATCAACTGGTGTGACTACCGTGACTATCACCGTGACAGATGCTGCCGGGAATTTCAGTACCTGTTCGGCTAACTTTACTGTAACCGATAATACTAATCCGACCATCGTTACTTGTGCACCCAATCAGTCGGCTTTTGCCAATGCTTCATGCCAGTCTGCAGTGCCCGATTTTACTGCCAATGTAACTGCTACCGATAATTGTACCGCTACTCCTTCGCTGGTGATCACACAATCACCAACTGCCGGAACACTGGTTTCAACAGGTGTAACTACCGTGACCATCACTGTTACTGACGCTGCCGGAAACTTCAGTACCTGTTCGGCTAACTTTACTGTTACTGATAATACTGCGCCTACCATCGTAACTTGTCCCGCAACCAGGAATATCGAGGGATGTTCTGCTTCAGCACTGACAAACCCCAATTATTCCCAGGTTTTAACCCTTGCTGATTACGCAATCTTTTCAGGAGCCGTTAATAATGGATCAGCTAATGATAATTGCGGAATAACAGAGGTTTCTTATCTGGATATAACCACTGGAACCTGTCCGGTTGTGGTTACGAGAACATGGTTTATAAAAGATGCCTATGGGAATACTTCAGAATGTGAACAACAAATCAATATTGATGACACAACTGATCCAGTATTGACCTGTCCATCAAATCTGGAACTAAACACCAATAATGGCAACACATATATTGGAGCGATCGGAAATGCAATAGCAACCGACAACTGCGATTCAGACATAACAATTACAAATAATGCACCCATATCATTCCCTCTGGGAAATACAATAGTTACCTGGACAGCAACTGATGATTGCGGAAATTCGACAACTTGCGATCAGACAGTTTCAGTTTCATCCTTACCAATTATTGCTAATGATGATATAGGTAGTATCATTAATGGATTCACTGGAGGAACTTCAGTTTCGGATGTTTTGGTAAATGATCTTCTTAATGGACTGCCAGTACAGGCATCCGATATTACCCTTTCCCAGGTCAGTTCTACCAATGCAGGCATCAGCCTGGTTGGGAAGTGCGTAGTAGTTGCCGCAGGTACTCCTGCCGGAACCTACTCCTCACCTACCAGATCTGTGAAATCCTTAATCCAACAAACTGCGACCAGGCAACAGTTTCGGTAA
- a CDS encoding SprB repeat-containing protein encodes MKSFTQTNVLLALLIMLGIEAAFGQQHENIEKHGRKAPPVPAIQSFVLPGSNTDAPAGSISVAENATYNAYTPEQLVQNLLVTGCLTASNIRFGYYKKNSNGTWSWTNHTWSATPGDRQMAYFNKATSTFPLDEGIILTSGKASSAMGPNNAGNKSDKMVSAASDPDLNSITGNTMYDASVLEFDFVPAGNTLEFTYIFTSEEYIEYCETEFNDAFGFFLSGPGINGTYTNNAVNLATILNNIPVTINDIHPSGTNVNNVNFPAENAAYYLDNPSGSVTMQFDGSTVILTATYPVVPCSTYKIKMSVADASDQQWDGAVFLGARSFNSENINLNNYGNFIEDENNVFEGCNNFFRVTRTNPDQSQPLTVNLILSGTCTNGVDIQTTGNLPFPSTVIIPANAAYVDIPYVAPNDGIADNDETLIVQVITSCPCAANLITVTKTINIYETVVIQSVSAVNAQCNGQNNGTITVNATGGSGSYLYSINNGTSWQGTNNFTGLSAGNYTVKVKDPGSCFAPVSSPATIGNPAPIAANAGPDVSICQGESTQLNGTGGVLYSWSPATGLNFTNIANPIASPTSTTTYTLTVTNALGQCSSTDQVTVTISPVAIAPTSISVDRSIGCNDDNGNIVLTATGGSGTSIKWSMGSCGSAVIGTGTPLTIPSPTATTTYYAWWENSCGSSSCAQITVNVPDQISVSLSAGTISCYGGTTVLTASASGGTGTLQYSLNGGTYQSGNTFTVNASGSPYTVTVKDANNCLKASSSFTLNQPSQLQFGTVNTTNVSCVGATNGQIQCSTSGGTGSIAYAISPNAGNQSPTGTFNNLPANSYLITATDANGCQTSNTYLVGTTPDNTAPAIVTCAPNQSAFANASCQAAVPNFTASVTATDNCTATPSLVITQSPVAGTLVSTGVTTVTITVTDAAGNFSTCSATFTVTDNTAPTIVTCAPNQSAFANASCQAAVPNFTANVTATDNCTATPSLVITQSPAAGTLVSTGVTTVTITVTDAAGNFSTCSANIYCYR; translated from the coding sequence ATGAAATCATTTACCCAAACAAATGTATTGCTGGCATTACTAATTATGCTTGGCATTGAAGCAGCTTTCGGACAGCAACATGAGAATATTGAAAAGCATGGGAGAAAGGCTCCACCTGTTCCTGCTATTCAATCTTTTGTTCTTCCCGGAAGCAATACAGATGCACCGGCAGGTTCCATTTCGGTGGCTGAAAATGCCACTTATAATGCTTATACACCAGAGCAATTGGTTCAAAACCTATTGGTGACAGGTTGTTTAACCGCCAGTAATATTAGGTTTGGGTATTATAAAAAGAACAGCAATGGCACCTGGTCATGGACCAATCATACCTGGTCAGCTACTCCGGGCGACAGGCAAATGGCCTATTTTAATAAGGCTACATCAACCTTCCCTCTTGATGAGGGCATTATTTTAACATCCGGAAAAGCTTCTTCAGCAATGGGGCCAAATAATGCAGGAAATAAATCAGATAAGATGGTCAGCGCTGCTTCTGATCCGGATCTTAATTCAATCACAGGCAATACCATGTACGATGCTTCAGTACTGGAGTTCGACTTTGTTCCAGCCGGGAATACTTTAGAATTCACTTACATTTTTACATCAGAAGAATATATTGAATATTGTGAAACAGAATTTAATGATGCTTTTGGTTTCTTCCTGAGTGGTCCCGGGATCAATGGAACTTATACCAATAATGCAGTTAACCTGGCTACCATCCTCAATAATATCCCGGTAACTATCAATGATATCCATCCTTCTGGCACCAATGTAAATAATGTGAATTTCCCGGCAGAAAATGCGGCTTATTATCTCGACAATCCTTCCGGATCAGTTACCATGCAATTTGATGGAAGTACTGTGATATTGACAGCTACTTATCCGGTAGTACCCTGTTCAACATATAAAATTAAGATGAGTGTGGCTGATGCATCTGACCAGCAATGGGATGGAGCCGTATTTCTTGGGGCCAGAAGCTTTAATTCAGAGAATATCAACCTGAATAATTACGGGAATTTTATTGAAGATGAGAATAATGTGTTTGAAGGTTGCAATAACTTCTTCAGGGTAACCAGGACCAATCCTGATCAATCACAACCCCTTACTGTTAATTTGATATTATCCGGAACCTGCACTAATGGTGTGGATATCCAGACAACCGGAAATCTACCATTTCCCTCAACAGTTATCATCCCGGCAAATGCTGCATATGTCGACATTCCCTATGTCGCTCCAAATGACGGGATCGCTGATAATGATGAGACTCTAATTGTGCAGGTTATTACCAGTTGCCCTTGTGCAGCCAACCTGATAACAGTAACCAAGACAATAAATATTTATGAAACGGTTGTGATTCAATCAGTTTCAGCTGTAAATGCCCAATGTAACGGACAAAATAATGGTACTATTACTGTAAATGCCACAGGGGGATCAGGAAGTTACCTCTATTCGATAAATAATGGAACAAGCTGGCAGGGTACAAATAATTTTACGGGTTTATCAGCAGGTAATTATACGGTCAAGGTCAAAGACCCGGGAAGTTGTTTCGCACCAGTCTCATCACCGGCAACCATAGGAAACCCCGCTCCAATTGCAGCTAATGCCGGTCCTGATGTAAGTATATGCCAGGGTGAAAGCACACAGCTGAATGGAACAGGTGGTGTGTTGTATAGCTGGAGTCCGGCAACGGGATTGAATTTTACAAATATTGCCAATCCTATTGCTTCTCCCACCTCAACAACTACCTACACTTTAACTGTAACCAATGCCCTGGGGCAGTGTTCATCAACAGATCAGGTGACAGTTACTATAAGTCCTGTGGCAATAGCACCCACTTCCATATCTGTTGACCGGAGCATTGGTTGTAATGATGACAATGGAAATATAGTCCTTACTGCCACCGGAGGATCAGGGACCAGTATAAAGTGGTCAATGGGAAGTTGTGGTTCAGCTGTTATTGGAACCGGGACTCCCCTCACTATTCCTTCGCCCACAGCAACAACAACCTACTATGCATGGTGGGAGAACTCCTGCGGATCTTCATCATGCGCTCAAATAACAGTAAATGTGCCGGATCAAATTTCCGTGTCATTATCTGCCGGAACAATAAGTTGTTATGGAGGAACCACTGTTCTAACAGCGTCGGCTTCTGGTGGGACGGGCACACTTCAGTATAGTCTAAATGGTGGAACTTATCAATCAGGAAATACTTTTACAGTCAATGCCTCAGGTTCTCCATATACAGTTACTGTGAAAGATGCAAATAATTGCTTAAAAGCCTCATCTTCATTCACGCTTAATCAACCTTCACAATTGCAATTCGGAACTGTAAATACTACGAATGTAAGTTGTGTTGGTGCAACAAATGGGCAAATTCAATGCAGTACTTCGGGCGGCACTGGTTCAATAGCTTATGCAATAAGCCCGAATGCCGGCAATCAGTCACCAACCGGAACTTTTAATAACCTGCCAGCCAACTCTTATCTAATTACTGCTACTGACGCAAATGGCTGCCAAACTTCCAATACCTACTTAGTTGGAACAACACCAGATAACACTGCACCTGCCATCGTTACCTGTGCTCCCAACCAATCGGCTTTTGCCAATGCATCCTGCCAGGCTGCAGTACCCAATTTCACAGCCAGCGTAACAGCAACAGATAATTGCACCGCTACTCCTTCGCTGGTAATCACTCAATCACCCGTAGCCGGAACACTGGTTTCGACAGGAGTAACCACTGTTACCATCACTGTAACCGATGCTGCAGGGAACTTCAGCACATGTTCGGCCACATTCACCGTTACAGATAATACTGCACCAACCATTGTTACCTGTGCACCCAATCAGTCGGCTTTTGCCAATGCATCCTGCCAGGCTGCTGTGCCCAATTTTACAGCCAATGTAACAGCTACCGATAACTGCACAGCTACTCCTTCGCTGGTTATCACTCAATCACCTGCTGCCGGAACACTGGTATCAACAGGGGTAACTACTGTGACCATCACCGTGACAGATGCTGCCGGGAATTTTAGTACCTGTTCAGCTAACATTTACTGTTACCGATAA
- a CDS encoding HYR domain-containing protein gives MLPGILVPVQLTFTVTDNTAPTIVTCAPNQSAFANASCQSAVPNFTANVTATDNCTATPSLVITQSPAAGTLVSTGVTTVTITVTDAAGNFSTCSANFTVTDNIAPTIVTCAPNQSAFANASCQAAVPDFTANVTATDNCTATPSLVITQSPTAGTMVSTGVTTVTITVTDAAGNFSTCSANFTVTDNTNPNIVTCAPNQSAFANASCQSAVPDFTANVTATDNCTATPSLVITQSPAAGTLVSTGVTTVTITVTDAAGNFSTCSAKFTVTDNTAPTIVTCAPNQSAFANASCQSAVPNFTANVTANDNCTATPSLVITQSPAAGTLVSTGVTTVTITVTDAAGNFSTCSANFTVTDNISPTIVTCAPNQSAFANASCQSAVPDFTANVTAT, from the coding sequence ATGCTGCCGGGAATTTTAGTACCTGTTCAGCTAACATTTACTGTTACCGATAATACAGCACCCACCATTGTTACCTGTGCACCCAATCAGTCGGCTTTTGCCAATGCATCATGCCAGTCTGCTGTGCCCAATTTTACTGCCAATGTAACAGCTACCGATAATTGCACCGCTACTCCTTCGCTGGTTATCACTCAATCACCTGCTGCAGGAACACTGGTATCAACGGGTGTAACCACTGTGACTATCACAGTGACAGATGCTGCCGGGAATTTCAGTACCTGTTCGGCTAACTTTACTGTAACCGATAATATTGCACCTACCATTGTTACCTGTGCACCCAATCAATCAGCTTTTGCCAATGCTTCATGCCAGGCTGCAGTACCTGATTTTACAGCCAATGTAACAGCAACAGATAATTGTACTGCTACTCCTTCGCTGGTCATCACACAATCACCAACTGCCGGAACAATGGTATCAACTGGTGTAACCACTGTGACTATCACTGTAACTGATGCAGCCGGAAACTTCAGTACCTGTTCAGCCAACTTTACTGTTACTGATAATACTAATCCGAACATCGTTACCTGTGCACCCAATCAGTCGGCTTTTGCCAATGCTTCATGCCAGTCTGCAGTGCCCGATTTTACAGCCAATGTAACAGCTACAGATAATTGCACGGCTACTCCTTCGCTGGTCATCACTCAATCACCTGCTGCCGGAACACTGGTATCAACAGGTGTAACCACTGTAACTATCACCGTAACCGATGCTGCCGGAAACTTTAGCACATGTTCAGCTAAATTCACCGTTACAGATAATACTGCACCCACCATTGTTACCTGTGCACCCAATCAGTCGGCTTTTGCCAATGCATCATGCCAGTCTGCTGTGCCTAATTTTACTGCCAATGTAACCGCTAACGATAACTGCACTGCTACTCCTTCACTGGTCATCACTCAATCACCTGCTGCCGGAACACTGGTATCAACAGGTGTAACCACTGTGACTATCACCGTAACCGATGCTGCAGGGAATTTTAGTACCTGTTCAGCTAACTTTACTGTTACGGATAATATTTCGCCCACAATCGTTACTTGTGCACCCAATCAGTCGGCTTTTGCCAATGCTTCATGCCAGTCTGCAGTGCCCGATTTTACAGCCAATGTAACAGCTACATGA
- a CDS encoding HYR domain-containing protein, whose amino-acid sequence MTITVTDAAGNFSTCSANFTVTDNTNPTIVTCAPNQSAFANASCQSAVPDFTANVTATDNCTATPSLVITQSPAAGTLVSTGVTTVTITVTDAAGNFSTCSANFTVTDNTCPQSLPVHLISRLLPMLHARLQCPILLPM is encoded by the coding sequence GTGACTATCACTGTAACCGATGCTGCTGGGAATTTCAGTACCTGTTCAGCTAACTTTACTGTAACTGATAATACTAATCCGACCATCGTTACCTGTGCACCCAATCAGTCGGCTTTTGCCAATGCTTCATGCCAGTCTGCTGTGCCCGATTTTACAGCCAATGTAACAGCTACAGATAATTGCACTGCTACTCCTTCGCTGGTCATCACACAATCACCTGCTGCCGGAACACTGGTATCAACAGGTGTAACCACTGTGACTATCACTGTAACCGATGCTGCTGGAAATTTCAGCACCTGTTCAGCTAACTTTACTGTTACAGATAATACATGCCCACAATCGTTACCTGTGCACCTAATCAGTCGGCTTTTGCCAATGCTTCATGCCAGGCTGCAGTGCCCGATTTTACTGCCAATGTAA